In one window of Episyrphus balteatus chromosome 3, idEpiBalt1.1, whole genome shotgun sequence DNA:
- the LOC129914196 gene encoding uridine diphosphate glucose pyrophosphatase NUDT14-like: MENVEKVWLGPLPPDSPYVKPFRFYFVQNGIEKNWDLLKVHDSVAIIIYNTTRNALVFVKQFRPAVYHGVVTADGREFKDVDLNEFPPKLGVTLELCAGIVDKDKSWIEIAREEVLEECGYDVPVERIEEVLTFRSGVGASGAQQRMYYCEVTDTDMVSSGGGVDGEVIEVVEYNLEEARKLVSQGAVNNSPPGFLFGVLWFLTNKAPKA; encoded by the exons atggaaaatgtagaaaaagtttGGCTAGGTCCTCTGCCACCCGATTCACCCTACGTCAAACCATTCCGATtttattttgtccaaaatggtATCGAAAAAAATTGGGATCTACTCAAAGTCCACGATAGTGTGGCCATAATAATTTACAATACAACAAGAAATGCCttagtttttgttaaacaaTTTCGACCAG CGGTTTATCATGGTGTCGTAACCGCTGACGGCAGAGAATTCAAAGATGTTGATTTGAATGAGTTTCCTCCGAAACTTGGAGTCACTTTGGAACTTTGTGCTGGAATTGTCGATAAAGATAAGAGTTGGATTGAAATTGCCAGGGAAGAAGTCCTGGAAGAATGTGGCTATGATGTTCCAGTGGAACGTATTGAAGAAGTGCTCACTTTTAG ATCTGGGGTAGGTGCATCTGGGGCACAACAAAGAATGTATTATTGTGAAGTAACTGACACTGATATGGTTTCGAGCGGGGGTGGAGTCGATGGGGAGGTTATTGAGGTTGTAGAGTATAATTTGGAAGAGGCTCGCAAATTGGTTAGCCAAGGAGCTGTTAATAACAGTCCACCGGGTTTTCTCTTTGGGGTGCTTTGGTTCTTAACCAACAAAGCTCCAAAAGCGTAG